CGCCGCTGATGTTCACCCTGCTGGCCCAGCGCGGCCTCCCGCCCACGCTGATGGCCAGCCTCTGCGCCGAGCGGCCGGCGAAGTTCCATGGCCTCTTCCCCAAGAAGGGCGCCATCCGCATCGGCTGCGACGCCGATCTGCTGGTGATGGAGGAGGGCGAATTCACCTTCGACGCCCGCGACATCCAGGACCGGGAGGACGCCAAGTGGTCGCCCTATGACGGCATGGCGATGAAGGCGCGCGTCGCCGCCACCTATCTGCGCGGCGGCTGCATCTGGGACGGGACGCGGGTCCTGGCCCGCCCGGGCACCGGGCGCTTCGTGCCGCGCCAGCATCGCGAGACCTTCACGGGCTGACGCTCCCCGGGTGGTTGGCGGGAAGGCGGGGCGCCGGTATGGACGTCCCGTCACCACCCGGAGCGCCTGCCCATGTCTGCCAGCATCACCCCCGTCATCGGCCTGATCGGCGGCTCGGGCCTCTACGATATTGACGGCTTGCAGGACCGGGAGTGGCGGCACGTTCCCACCCCCTGGGGCGCGCCGTCGGACCAGCTTCTCTTCGGCACGCTGGCCGGCATCCGCTGCGTCTTCCTGCCGCGCCATGGCCGCGGCCACCCCAACCCGCCCTCGGCCCTGAACTTCCGCGCCAATATCGACGCGCTGAAGCGCAGCGGCGTGACCGACGTGATCTCCCTCTCGGCGGTCGGCTCGCTGCAGGAACAGTATCCGCCCGGCCATTTCGTGATCGTGGACCAGTTCATCGACCGCACCTTCGCGCGGGAGAAGTCCTTCTTCGGCCCGGGCTGCGTCGCCCATGTCAGCGTCGCCCACCCGACCTGCCCGCGCCTGTCGGATGCCATCGCCGATGCGGGGGCGGAGCTTGGCCTGCCCATGACCAAGGGCGGCACCTACCTCGTCATGGAAGGCCCGCAATTCAGCACCAAGGCCGAGAGCCTGCTCTATCGCCAGTGGGGCTGCGACGTGATCGGCATGACCAACATGCCCGAGGCCAAGCTCGCCCGCGAGGCGGAGCTTTGCTACGCCTCCGTCGCCATGGTGACCGATTTCGACTGCTGGCACCCGGACCATGACCACGTCACGGTGGACCAGGTGGTGAAGGTCCTCTTCTCCAACGCCGACAAGGCGCGCGCTTTGGTCAAGGCGCTGATCCCCCGCATCGGCGCCCCGCGCGGCCCCTGCGAGGCCGGCTGCGACCGCGCGCTGGACCATGCGCTGATCACGGCCCCCGAGATGCGCGACCCGAAGATGGTTGCCATGCTGGACGCCGTGGCCGGCCGGGTGCTGCACGCCAAATAGGCTACTCCACCAGCGCCCCGTCGCTGAAGCGGATGTGCCGGCTGTGGTATTCCGCCACGGCCGGGCGGTGCGCGATGGAAAAGATCATCGCCCCGGGCAGCCGCTCCGCCAGCACCTCGTAGAGCGCGCGCTCGCCCGCCGGGTCCAGGCTCGCCGTCGCTTCGTCGAGGAAGAGCCAGTCGGGCTTCAGCAGCAGGGCGCGCGCCAGCGCCACGCGCTGCTGCTCGCCGCCCGAGAGGAGCTGTGACCAGGCCTCCTCCAGGTCGAGCTTCGGCGCCAGGTGCGAGAGGCCGGCATCGGAGAGCGCGGCCGCGATCGCGTCATCGCTGAAGGCATCGGCGGCGGCGGGGTAGCACAGCACGCGGCGCAGCGTGCCAAGCGGCAGGTAGGGCCGCTGCGGCAGGAAGAGGGCGCGGCCGCCCTCCGGCGTCTCCAGCCGCCCATGCCCGAAGGGCCAGATGCCCGCCAGCGCGCGGAACAGGGTGGATTTGCCGCTGCCCGAGGCGCCGGTCAGCAGCACGCGCTCACCCGCGCGCAGTTCCAGCGCCGCGTCTTCCAGCAGAACGCGGCCATCGGGCAACCGCAGGTTCAGCCCTTCGAGGCGGATGAGGCCTGGCGCGCCCGTGGCCGCGCGCATGCCCTCGCCCTCGTGCGCGGCGGCCCGCGCCGCGTCCAGCGCATCGCGGAAGCCGGTGAGGCGCGTCACCGTCGCCCGCCATTCGGTCAGGCTTGCGTAATTATCCACGATCCAGGAGAGGGCGCCCTGGACCTCGCCGAAGGCCTGGGCCGTCTGGGTCAGGCCGCCCAGCGGGATGCGCCCGGCGAAGAAGGCGGGGGCGGCGACCACGAAGGGAAACACCGTCGCCACCTGGGTGTAGCCGGCGGTGAAGAAGGTGAGGCGCTTGGTCGCCACCATCAGCGCCCAGAAATTCTCCATCAGCGCCCGGAAGCGAGTGACCAGCGCGCCGCGCTCCTCCGCCTCGCCGCGATGCAGGGCGACGCCTTCCGTGCTGTCGCGGAAGCGGACCAGCGCGTAGCGGAAATCCGCCTCCACCTTCTGCTGGTTGAAGTTCAGCCGGGTCAGCCGCCGCCCGATCAGGTGGGCGAGCCAGGTGCCGAGCGCCGCATAGAGGATGGCGATCCAGACCATGTAGCCGGGGATGGTGATGCCCAGGATGGTCGCCGGCCCGGACAGCGCCCAGAGCACCAGGAGGAAGGAGAACAGCGTCACCACGCTGCGCATCAGGCCGAGGCCGAGTGTGAGCGTCTCGTCCACGAACAGGCGCGCATCCTCGGAGAGGCGCTGGTCCGGGTTGTCCGTGCCGTAGCTGGTCAGCGCCATGCGGTAATAGGCGCGGTCCGAGAGCCAGCCCGCCAGCAGCGTCTCGGTTGTCCAGCGGCGCCAGCGGATCTGCAGCGCCTGGCGCAGGTAGATGGCGTAGACCGCGATGAGGATATAGGCCGTGGCGATCCAGACGAAGCCCGGCATCAGGCCGCTCTCCGTCTGCTTCCAGGTGAAGAGCAGGGCGGAGAAGGCCTCCGCGTCGCGCGCCTCCAGCGCGTTGAAGAACTCCCGGTTCCAGTAGGAGAGCATGACCGACATCGCGACCAGGGCGAGATTGAGCCCGACGACGACGGCGAGCAGGCCGCGCGCGGCCCAGCGTTCCTCGCTGCGCCAATAGGGCAGGGCGAGCGAAAGGGCCTCGCGGATGGCCGTCATGCGGGGGGCTCCGGAATGCGGGAGAGAAGATCGAGCGCGCCGGGATGGCCGGGCGCGATGCGCAGCGCCTGGGCGGCCAGCAGCCGGGCCGTCGCGCGATGCTCCTGCCCGAGGGCGAGGCGGGCGGCGGCCAGCATGGCCTCGGCGCTGTTCGGCGGCAGTCGGGCCACCTCGCCCTGCGCTTCGGTCACATGGGGGGCGTGCTGCCAATAGGCCTCGCGCCGCGCCTGCATGCCCGCCAATTCACGCTCGACGGCAAGGCGCAGGGCCGGCCGCAGCGCCTCGGGCAGGGCGGCGAGGGCCGGGCGCATGGCGCGGGCATAGCTGCGATAGAGGAAATCCGGGTCATGCGCCGCGGTCTGCGCCCCTTCCCAGATGCGGTAGCAATAGAGGATCTCGGGCAGGCATTCGATGTGCAGGCCGGCGAGTGCCGCCGCCTGCAGGAATTCCCAATCCTCGAAATAGGCGCGGTCCAGCGTGAAGCCGCCCATGCGGTCCCAGGCGGTGCGGCGCATGAACATGTTGGCGTCGCCCATGCCGTTGCGAAACACGCCCAGTGCGGAATTTGGGCCGGTCGGGATCCAGCCGATGGGCCGCGCGCTGCGGTGGCGCGGCGGCGGGCCGGCACCGCGGAAGGATTGCATCTGGCAGGTGAGGATATCGGCGCCCGAGCGGCGGGCGGCGGTGACGAAGGTCGAGACCTCATCCGGCCAGGCGGCGTTGTCGTCATCCATGAAGAGCAGGAATTCGCCCCGCGCCGCCTCCGCCGCGCGGTGGCGCGTGATGCCCTGCCAGGAATTCTCCGCGTTGCGCAGCAGCGTCCAGCCGCGCGCGGCGAAGCGCGGGGCCAGCGCCGCATGGAAGCGCTGTGCGGCGGGGTCGGTGCTCGCGTCATCCACCAGGATGAGTTCGAGGTGGGGGTAATCCTGCGCCTCGATGGAGGCGATGGCGTGGGCGAGCGGCCCGTGCCGGTTGAAGGCTGCCATGCAGACCGAGACCAGCGGCTGGCCGCTCAGCACCGGCGGCGCGGTCAGCGGCGCCAGCGCCTCATGCCAGTCGAGCCAGAGCCGGCCGGCCGCCTCGGGCGTGATGGCGGCGCGGCCGGGGGCGGCGCCCTCGGTCAGCGCGCGGCCCAGCGCCGCGGCCAGGGAAGCGGGGTTGCGCGGATAGAGCAGGCGTGCGCGATCCGCCTCGGCCACCAATTCACCGATGCCGCCGACATCGGGCGCCAGGAGGGGCAGGCCGGCCGCCAGGCACTCCAGCACCACATAGGGCGCGTTCTCCATGCGCGACGCGATGACGGCGAGCCGCCCGGGCTCGGCCAGGTATTCGCGCGCCTGGTGCGGGTCGAGGTCGTTCACCACCGTCCAGGGCATCGGCCAGGCCTCGGCCGCGGCGCCGATCCAGGCCAGCGCGTGCACGCCGGCCATGTGCCCGACCTTGCCGAGGAAGGTGACGCGCGCCGGCGCCTGCCCCGCCCGGATCAGGCGTGTGACGGCTTCGCAGAAGAGGCCGAGGCCCTTGCGCTCCTCCAGCCGGCCGAAGAAGACCAGCTCCTCCACCGGCCGCGGCGCGGGGTCCGCCGCGCGGCCGAGGAAGCTCGATGGCAGCAGGTTGGGCATGACCTGCGCGCTCGGCAGCTTCCAGCCCATCTCCGCCGCCACGTCGAGGATGTAGCGCGAGGGCGCGGTGACGAGGTCCGCCCCCTCCGCGCTGCGCCGCTCCATCCAGTCGGTCTCCAGCTCGCCGCTATGGGTGATGAACTGGGCCGAATGGGCGAAGTGCCAGAAGGTCGGGCTGTGGATCTGGCAGACGAGGCGCGTCCGCGCGAAGGCCAGGCCGCAGCGCTTGGCGACGGTGATCCAATAGCCGATGCCGCGCATCTCGTGGAAATGGATCGCGTCGAAGTCGCGCGTCTTCAGCCAGTGATAGGCGCCCAGCGAGAGCTCCGCCTCGCCGCCCTCCAGGAAGAGCGAGACGAAATCAATGCCGCGCTTCGCATAGTGCCGCCGCCATCGGGTGACGGGCTCATTCTCGGTGTAGGAGGAGGGGTAGCAGATGGTCACCTCATGCCCGGCCGCGACCAGCGTCTCGGCCAGCGCCAGGAAGGCCGTGCCCATCCCGCCATTGCGGATGGGGCCGACGAAATCCAGCGTCAGCAGGCAGATGCGCTGGCGCCGCATCAGGCGGCCGCCGTGACGATGAGCGCCACGCCCTCCCGCTCGCTCGCCTGGATGCGCCAGCCGGTCTCGGCGAGCAGCTCCGCCAGCGCGGCTTCGCTGATGAACCACCACCAGGGGGCGGCGAGACGGGCGGCCTGCGCTGCCTCGCGCGTCAGGCGGCCGGGGAAGGCCGCGAATTGGGGCAGGGTGACGCCCGCCGCGCGCAGGGCGGCGTCCAGCGCCGCGCCGCGCGCCGCATCCAGCTCGCCCGCATGCCAGAGATCGAAGCCCAGCGCGGCCAGTTCGGCGGTGACGGGCACGACGCTGCTGCGGAGGATGAGCCGCCGCGCGCCCGTCGCGCGCAGGCCGAGCAGGCGGCGCGGCGGGTCGCCATCGAGCTGCGCGAGATCCGCGCCATCGAGCACCAGGTCCAGCTCGGGCAGACGCTCGCGCAGGTCGGGCGCGTCGAGCGAGCCGCGCATCCACCAGGCGCGCCAGGCGCCGGGGTCGGCATGGAGCGGCGGCGGCAGCGGGTCGCGCGCGACGGCGCGGGCCTCGACCAGCGCCTCGGCCTCGGCGCCGAGGCCGAGGCGGGCACCCGCCTCCAGCAGCAGCGCATCGGCCTGGTCCGGCCGGTCGGTCGTCATCACCTGGATCGCGGCGGCGCCGGCGGCGAGGGCGCCGAGCGCGATCTCCGGCGTCTCGCGCGCGTCATTCCAGGCGAGCAGGACGCGCTGGCCCTGGGCCTCCCCGATGGCGCGCGCGGCGAAGCGGCTGGGCGGGGGCGGGGGCGGCTCGGGCGCGGGCTCGGCCGGCAGGGCTTCCAGCGCGCCGAGCCAGCGCTCGACGCGGCGGCGATTGGCGCCGAAATCCGAATAGCCGATCAGGCTGCGCGAATAGAGGAAGAGGCTGCTCCCCTCCGGCGTCGCCACGCATTCGGCGACGATGATGTCGGGGAAGTTCAACGCCGACCGCTCGACCCATTGCGCCTGCCGCCGCTCAGGCCAGGCGGCAAGCTGCCAGGTGCGGGGGAAGCCCTTGGCGAGGGCGAGCAGGCGCGCGAACACCGCCTCGGGCGTGCCGGGCAGGAGGGGGGCCACCACCTGCTTCGGCCCCGGATGCGCCGCGGGGGCCGCGAGGCAGGTATTGGGCGAGGGCGGCGGCACGAGGGAGGCGAATTCGACCGGGCTTGGCGCCTCCAGCCCCTTCGGGCCCTGTCCCAGCAGCGCGGCGATGCCGCTCACGCGTCGCTTCCGCCTTCGCCCTGCGCTGGGCCGGCGCCGCCGGTGGGGGCGCGCTTGCGGCGCAGGCGGATCACGCCGTGCATCGCCTCGGGCGCGATGGGCTTGCCCTTGCGCAGGATCTCGACCTCGCCCGCCGCCGAAAGCCGCGCCGCCGCCTGGCGGACCAGATGCATCAGCGGGCGCCAGTTCTCGGCCTCCAGGCCGCGCGCGACCTCCGAGGGGCAGATGGATTTCTCGGTGGCGTCCAGGCGGCGCAGCATCTCGGCCTCGATGGCCTCGGGTCCGGGCGTGCGGCTCATGGCACGAGCCAGGTGGCGCGCTCTTCGCCCGGCAGCCATTCGAGCCGCGCCCGGCGATGCCCCTCGGCGGCGAGCCAGAGCCATTCGAGGCTATGGGCATGCAGCAGGATGGTGCCGAAATGCGCGCGGCCGGACACGGCATCCTGCGGCGCGGGGAGGGGCGCGGGGATGGCGCGGCCGGGCCCGGGCTCGATCGCGTAGCACATGCGGCTGAAGCTGCGGCTGGCCTGCCAGGCGGCCTCCGCCACCTCATCCTCGGTGTGGAGCGAGGCGATGCCCTCCAGCCGGATCTGCACCTGCGCCACGGGGTCATAGGCATGCAGGGCGCAGCGCGGGTCGCGCGTCAGTTCGGCGAATTTCTCGCTCCGGCGGTCGCTGTGCAGGCGCAGCGTGCGGGTGGCGGGCTCGAAGCCGCGCAGCACCAGCGTGCGGGCGCGCGGCGTCCCGTCCAGGCCGATGCTGGCCAGCGTCGGCGTGTGCAGCGGGCTGCGCCGGTTCGTCACGCCTTCGGCCAGCAGGGCGAAGGCGGCGTCGCGGACGGCGCCGATGTCGTCGGCATGGGCCGGGCGCGGCATGGGTTGTGCGCGGGCACTCATGCGCCGAGCACCCTCTGGGCCAGGGCCTGCCCGCTTTCCCAGGCGGATTCCGCCCGGCCCGCGAGGCAGCCATCCGAGGCGTAGCCGAGGCCGAGCCCCGCATCCCAAAGGCAGGGTTGGCCCAATGCGACCTCCAGCAGCGAATAGCGCCAGCGATGCGCCATGGCAAAGAGCGGCGCCGGCGCGGGAAGTTCGGCGAGCAGCGCCGCGATGACCTGCTCGGTCGGTGCTTCCAGCTGCGCGCGGCTGAATTCCGGCCCCGCCTGGATCACCCAGTTCTCCTGCGCCGCCTCCCGTCCCGGCTTGGCGCTGTCCCGCGCGGCCCAGCCGATGGGGCCGTGGTAGCGCAGCGTGTCGGGCAGATCGAGCTTGCGGTCGAAGGCGGCCATCACCGTCCAGCAAGGCGCGTATTCGATGGGCGCGAGCGGGGCTGCCAGCTCGGGCGGCAGGATGGCGCGGGCCTGTTCGGCCGGGAAGGTGACAAGCACGGCGGAGAAGGGGCCGGCCAGCTCGGCCGGGGTGCTGGGCATCGGGCGGCCGGGGCGCACCAGCGCGGCATCCAGATGCGCGACCATCCAGCCCTCCGCCGTGCGGTGCAGCGCGCTGGCATGGCGGCCGGTCCGGATGTCGAGACCCTGGGCCAGATGGCGGCCAAGGGCGGACATGCCAGGGACCGGCACGCGCCGCTTGGCATCGGGCCAGGGTGCGGTGCCGCCCGCCTCCAGCAAGGCCGCGAATCCGGCCCGCTCCGCGCGGAGATATTGCGCGCCATGGTCGAAGCGGTGGCTCTGTCCCGCATGCTCGATGCGGCGCGTGGCGAGGCGCCCGCCAGCGGCGCGGCCCTTGTCGAAGAGCCGGACCGCGCGGCCCGCGGCGGTGAGGGCTTGGGCGGCGGAGAGCCCGGCGAGGCCGGCGCCGAGAACGGCTATGGGGAGCATTCCCGCATCAACGGCATTTGCGGCGCGCCGCGCAAGTGGGGGGCGGGCGCCCGCTCAGCTGGACCAGGCGGGGAAGGGGTCGGGCAGGCGGGCATGGGCGCGCGCGCCGGCCCGCCATTCGGCATTGGTGAGCAGCGTGGCGTCCAGCTCGGCGCGAAGCTTCGCCTCATCCATGCCGATGCCGATGAAGACGATCTCCTGCCGCCGATCCCCCGTGGGCTCCACCCAGAGGCCGCGGATCATCTCGCGCCAGGCGGGGTCCTCGGGCCAGCGCTTCTCTTCGATCGCGGCCCACCAGAAGCCGGCGCCCTGGTGGCGCCCCATGCGGCCGGCAAGCTGCCATTCGCCCACCCAGGCCGGGCGCGTGGCGAGCCAGAAGAAGCCCTTGGCGCGCACCACGCCGGGCAGCTCGCCCTCGATCAGCGCCTTGAAGCGCGCGGGATGGACGGGCCGCCGGGCGCGCCAGACGAAGCTGGTGACCCCGAATTCCTCGCTCTCCGGCAGGTGCTCTCCCGAGAGGGCCTGCTGCCAACCGGCGGCGTTCTGCGCGCGCTCCATGTCGAAGCGGCCGGTGCCCAGCACCTTGGAGAGCGGCACCTGGCCATGCGCCGTCGAGAGGATCTCCGCCGTCGGGTTGAAGGTGGCGAGCAGGGCCGCGAGACGGCCGAGTTCCTCTGGCGTCACGAGGTCGGCCTTGTTCACCACGATGGTGTCGGCGAATTCGACCTGCTCGATCAGCAGGTCCACCAGCAGGCGATGATCCTCCTCGCCCGCGCTCTCGCCGCGGCTCCGCAGCGTATCGGCGCTGGCGTAGTCCTCCAGGAAGGCGCGGGCGTCCACCACGGTCACCATGGTGTCGAGCCGCGCGACATCGCCCAGGCGGAAGCCCGTCTCGGTCGTGAAATCGAAGGTGGCGGCGACGGGCATGGGCTCGCTGACGCCGGTGCTTTCGATCAGCAGCGCATCGAAGCGGCCTTCGGCGGCGAGCTTCGCGACCTCCTGCATCAGGTCCTCGCGCAGCGTGCAGCAGATGCAGCCATTGCTCATCTCGACGAGCTTCTCCTCGGTGCGGGAGAGCGTGCCGGTGTTCGCGACGAGGCTCGCGTCGATGTTCACCTCGCTCATGTCATTCACGATGACGGCGACGCGCTGTCCCTCGCGATTGGCCAGCACGTGGTTGAGCAGCGTCGTCTTGCCCGCGCCGAGGAAGCCCGACAACACGGTGACGGGGAGGGGGTTGGTCATGCGCAGCAATCCGGTTCGTCGATGCAGAAGACGAGGCGCGAGCGCTGCGCCTCGGGCAGGTGGGAGAGGGGCGGGGAGCGGTGCAGGGTGGTCGCGCCCTCCCGCTTGCGGCCGCGGAAGAGGGCGACGGCGCAGCGCGGCACCTCCTCGATCCCGGCGCCGGCCTCGGGGTCGCCCATGCTCCATTGCGTGCCGGGGCCGGCATAGGTGACGAGCAGGCGGAAGCCCACCGAATCCACGTGGAACTTGCGGCAGGCATCGCCGGTGATGCCATCGAAGCGCAGCCGCACATGCTCGTTGCGCGTCAGCACCGCGAACATGTGGGACAGGCGCAGCATGTCCGAAAGCAAATCGATCGGCGCGCCGGCCGGCAATTGCTCGCAGAGCAGGTCGAGCGCCTCCTCCGGCTTGCCCTCGGCCAGCGCGCGGAAGGAGCCCGCCTGGCGGAGCGGGCGAAGCGGGCGGGCAAAGCTCGCCGGCTCCTCCCGCAGCCAGAGGGCGAGGGCGACATCGGGGCGGAGCGCGGTGAGCAGCACCGTCTCAGGCGTGCCGATCACGGCCCGGGGCGGGGCCTCATGGGTGGCGGCGTCGGGGGCGAAGGCTTCGCAGAGAAGAGGCATGGATGTGATATTATAACATCCGGCGCTGATGGCAAGGCCTCACCTTGCCCTTTCGCCCGGCCCGGCCTATCCGCGCGGCATTCTTTGCCGGAAGGACCGACCCATGCCCGCCATTGCCGACATCATTGCCCGCGAAGTGCTGGACAGCCGCGGCAACCCGACGGTGGAGGCGGAGGTGATCCTGGATGACGGCAGCCGCGGCCGCGCCGCCGTCCCCTCCGGCGCTTCGACCGGCGCGCATGAGGCGGTGGAGCTGCGCGACGGCGACAAGGCGCGCTATGGCGGCAAGGGCGTGCTCAAGGCCGTCGCCAATGTCGAGGGCGAGATCTTCGATGCCATCGGCGGCCTGAACGCGGCCGACCAGGTGAAGATCGACCAGATGATGATCGAGCTGGACGGGACGCCCAACAAGTCGCGCCTCGGCGCCAATGCGATGCTGGCGGTCAGCCTTGCCACCGCCAAGGCCGCCGCCCAGGCGCATGGCCTGCCGCTCTATCGCTATGTGGGCGGCGCCTATGCGCGCACCCTGCCGGTGCCGATGATGAACATCATCAATGGCGGCCAGCATGCCGACAACCCGATCGACATCCAGGAATTCATGATCATGCCGGTCGCCGCCGGCACGATCGCCGACGCGGTGCGCGTGGGCTCGGAGATCTTCGCCGCGCTGAAGAAGCAGCTGCACGCCGCCGGCCACAACACCAATGTGGGCGATGAGGGCGGCTTCGCCCCCAATATCGGCAGCGCGGACGAGGCGCTGGCCTTCATCGCCAAGGCCTGCGAGGCCGCCGGCCACCGCGTGGGCGAGGATGTGATGTTCGCCCTCGATTGCGCCGCCACCGAATTCTACAAGGACGGCGTCTATGACATGGAGGGCGAGGGCAAGAAGCTCGATGCCGCCGGCATGGTCGCCTACCTCGAGGGGCTCTGCGCCAAGTGGCCCATCATCTCCATCGAGGACGGCATGTCCGAGGATGACTGGGCCGGCTGGAAGCTGCTGACCGACCGCCTGGGGGCCAAGGTCCAGCTGGTGGGCGACGACCTCTTCGTCACCAACCCCGAGCGCCTGGCCATGGGCATCGAGCGCGCCACGGCCAACTCCATCCTGGTGAAGGTGAACCAGATCGGCACGCTGACCGAGACGCTGGAGGCCGTGGATATGGCCCATCGCGCCAGCTACACGGCGGTGATGAGCCACCGCTCCGGCGAGACCGAGGATTTCACCATCGCCGACCTCGCCGTCGCCACCAATTGCGGGCAGATCAAGACCGGCTCGCTCAGCCGCTCGGACCGGCTGGCGAAGTACAACCAGCTGATCCGCATCGAGCAGGATCTGGGGCCCGCGGCGCGCTACGCGGGGCGGACGATCCTGAAGCGCTGATCGCGAAGCGCGCCGGGCGAGCCGCCCTCAGCGCGGCTCGCAGCGCAGCGTGACGTCCGGGCTGTTCTGGTCGCCGCGCGGGCGCAGAATGGTCATCCGGCGGTTCGAATCATAGACGCCGTTGGGCGTGGTGCAGACCACGCCGAACAGGGAGTTGTGCGACAGGCCCACCGTGCCCGCATTCGGCGCGGGAAAGACGGGCTGCTGCGCCCAGGCCAGGCCGCCCATCGCGAGACCGGCCGTCAGGAGGCCGGCACCGAAGCCCTTCAGAAACTTGTTCATTTCCTGTCTCCTCTCTGTGTGTGCGGGGTGGCCCGCCCGGGCAAGCATGCCAAAGCGGCGTGCGGGCGCAAATCGTCCTGGCCTATGGGGCGCATCGCGCCGCCCGATCTCCGCCGACTCGCCGGAAACCTTCCCTCTTGTACCGCTTGCGTTTCGCCGCCGTTGGTGATTCTGTGCCCTGGACGCGTCGGGGGACGCGCTGTGGGGGCTTCATGAATTTCGGGCGGTGGCTCATCCGCATGCTGAAGCTGCTGGCGCCGCCGGTGATCCTGGCGAGCATCGCGGCCTTCTTCGTCTGGCACGCCTCGCACGGGGATCGCGGGCTGATCGCGCGTGAGCAGCGCCTGGCCGAGATCGCCGCCGCCCGCACCGACCGGGACCGTGCCATCGCCGAGCGCGAGGCGGCCGAGCGCCGGGTGAACGCCATGCGCGGGGACCAGCTCGACCGGGACCAGCTGGAGGAACGCGCCCGGGCCATGCTGAATCTCACCACGCGGGAGGAGATCGTGATCCCCTATCCGCCCGGCCAGCGGCTTTTCTGATCCTTCAAGGGCTTCGCCCAATTGCTGCGCTGCGGCATCGCCGGGTTCGTTAACCGATAGTCAGTTAATCGTCGCATTGCGTTGCAATGCAAGGCCTTTTTGGCATCCCTTCCATGCTTGCACAGCCTGCCGGGGCAGCGTAATCAGCGATGATCACGCAGGGAGAGACCCATGGCCGCCAAAGCCGCCCCCCCAACCGCGAATGCCGGCAAGCGCCGCTCCAAGGGCGCGGCCGAGCAGCCCGCCATGGGGCGCGACGCCCTGCTCCAGGCCTATCGCGACATGCTGCTGATCCGCCGCTTCGAGGAGAAGGCGGGCCAGCTCTACGGCATGGGCCTGATCGGCGGCTTCTGCCACCTCTATATCGGCCAGGAGGCCGTGGTGGTCGGCATGCAGGCCGCGCTCAAGCCGGGCGACCAGGTCATCACCTCCTACCGGGACCACGGGCACATGCTGGCCACCGGCATGGAGGCGCGCGGCGTGATGGCGGAGCTGACCGGACGGATCGGCGGCTATTCGCGGGGCAAGGGCGGCTCCATGCACATGTTCAGCCGCGAGAAGGGTTTCTATGGCGGCCATGGCATCGTGGGCGCGCAGGTCTCGCTCGGCGCGGGGCTGGCGTTCGCCAACATGTATCGCGGCAATGACCATGTGGCCGTCGCCTATTTCGGCGAGGGCGCGTCCAACCAGGGGCAGGTCTATGAGAGCCTGAACCTCGCTGCCTTGTTCAAGCTGCCCTGCATCTTCGTCATTGAGAACAACAAGTACGGCATGGGCACCAGCGTCGACCGCGCCTCGGCCAGCCGTGACCTGTCGCAGAATGGCAGCCCCTGGGGCATCCCGGGCGAACAGGTGGACGGCATGAACGTCCTCACCGTGCATGAGGCGGCGCAGCGCGCGGTCGCGCATTGCCGCGCCGGCCTCGGCCCGTATCTGCTGGAGATGAAGACCTACCGCTATCGCGGCCACTCCATGTCCGACCCCGCGAAGTACCGCACGCGCGAGGAAGTGCAGAAGATGCGCGAGCAGCATGACTGCCTCGAGACCGCGCGCAGCATGCTGCTGGAGCAGGGTGTGACCGAGGCGGAGCTGAAGAAGATCGATGACGAGGTGAAGGTGATCGTCCAGGACAGCGCCGATTTCGCGCAGGAATCGCCCGAACCGCCGGAGAGCGAACTCTGGACCGACGTTCTGCTGGAGGCGAAGTAAGATGGGTGTCGAAATCCTGATGCCGGCGCTGAGCCCCACCATGACGGAGGGCAAGCTGGCCAAGTGGCTCAAGAAGGAAGGCGATGCGGTCAAGGCCGGCGACGTGATCGCCGAGATCGAGACCGACAAGGCGACGATGGAAGTGGAAGCCGTGGATGAGGGCGTGCTGACCCGCATCCTGGTGCCCGAGGGCACGGAGAATGTGGCGGTGAACGCGCCCATCGCCGAGCTGGATGGCGGCGGCGCCGCGAAGGCCGCGCCGGCGCCCGCGCCGGTGGCCGCACCCGCCCCCGCCGCTGCACCCGCCACGGTCCCTGCCGCGCCGCGCGCCGCGAGCGCCGAGAAGGACTGGG
This region of Sediminicoccus rosea genomic DNA includes:
- a CDS encoding ABC transporter ATP-binding protein/permease, encoding MTAIREALSLALPYWRSEERWAARGLLAVVVGLNLALVAMSVMLSYWNREFFNALEARDAEAFSALLFTWKQTESGLMPGFVWIATAYILIAVYAIYLRQALQIRWRRWTTETLLAGWLSDRAYYRMALTSYGTDNPDQRLSEDARLFVDETLTLGLGLMRSVVTLFSFLLVLWALSGPATILGITIPGYMVWIAILYAALGTWLAHLIGRRLTRLNFNQQKVEADFRYALVRFRDSTEGVALHRGEAEERGALVTRFRALMENFWALMVATKRLTFFTAGYTQVATVFPFVVAAPAFFAGRIPLGGLTQTAQAFGEVQGALSWIVDNYASLTEWRATVTRLTGFRDALDAARAAAHEGEGMRAATGAPGLIRLEGLNLRLPDGRVLLEDAALELRAGERVLLTGASGSGKSTLFRALAGIWPFGHGRLETPEGGRALFLPQRPYLPLGTLRRVLCYPAAADAFSDDAIAAALSDAGLSHLAPKLDLEEAWSQLLSGGEQQRVALARALLLKPDWLFLDEATASLDPAGERALYEVLAERLPGAMIFSIAHRPAVAEYHSRHIRFSDGALVE
- a CDS encoding S-methyl-5'-thioadenosine phosphorylase — protein: MSASITPVIGLIGGSGLYDIDGLQDREWRHVPTPWGAPSDQLLFGTLAGIRCVFLPRHGRGHPNPPSALNFRANIDALKRSGVTDVISLSAVGSLQEQYPPGHFVIVDQFIDRTFAREKSFFGPGCVAHVSVAHPTCPRLSDAIADAGAELGLPMTKGGTYLVMEGPQFSTKAESLLYRQWGCDVIGMTNMPEAKLAREAELCYASVAMVTDFDCWHPDHDHVTVDQVVKVLFSNADKARALVKALIPRIGAPRGPCEAGCDRALDHALITAPEMRDPKMVAMLDAVAGRVLHAK
- a CDS encoding glycosyltransferase yields the protein MRRQRICLLTLDFVGPIRNGGMGTAFLALAETLVAAGHEVTICYPSSYTENEPVTRWRRHYAKRGIDFVSLFLEGGEAELSLGAYHWLKTRDFDAIHFHEMRGIGYWITVAKRCGLAFARTRLVCQIHSPTFWHFAHSAQFITHSGELETDWMERRSAEGADLVTAPSRYILDVAAEMGWKLPSAQVMPNLLPSSFLGRAADPAPRPVEELVFFGRLEERKGLGLFCEAVTRLIRAGQAPARVTFLGKVGHMAGVHALAWIGAAAEAWPMPWTVVNDLDPHQAREYLAEPGRLAVIASRMENAPYVVLECLAAGLPLLAPDVGGIGELVAEADRARLLYPRNPASLAAALGRALTEGAAPGRAAITPEAAGRLWLDWHEALAPLTAPPVLSGQPLVSVCMAAFNRHGPLAHAIASIEAQDYPHLELILVDDASTDPAAQRFHAALAPRFAARGWTLLRNAENSWQGITRHRAAEAARGEFLLFMDDDNAAWPDEVSTFVTAARRSGADILTCQMQSFRGAGPPPRHRSARPIGWIPTGPNSALGVFRNGMGDANMFMRRTAWDRMGGFTLDRAYFEDWEFLQAAALAGLHIECLPEILYCYRIWEGAQTAAHDPDFLYRSYARAMRPALAALPEALRPALRLAVERELAGMQARREAYWQHAPHVTEAQGEVARLPPNSAEAMLAAARLALGQEHRATARLLAAQALRIAPGHPGALDLLSRIPEPPA
- a CDS encoding DUF1499 domain-containing protein; its protein translation is MSGIAALLGQGPKGLEAPSPVEFASLVPPPSPNTCLAAPAAHPGPKQVVAPLLPGTPEAVFARLLALAKGFPRTWQLAAWPERRQAQWVERSALNFPDIIVAECVATPEGSSLFLYSRSLIGYSDFGANRRRVERWLGALEALPAEPAPEPPPPPPSRFAARAIGEAQGQRVLLAWNDARETPEIALGALAAGAAAIQVMTTDRPDQADALLLEAGARLGLGAEAEALVEARAVARDPLPPPLHADPGAWRAWWMRGSLDAPDLRERLPELDLVLDGADLAQLDGDPPRRLLGLRATGARRLILRSSVVPVTAELAALGFDLWHAGELDAARGAALDAALRAAGVTLPQFAAFPGRLTREAAQAARLAAPWWWFISEAALAELLAETGWRIQASEREGVALIVTAAA